In one Anaerolineales bacterium genomic region, the following are encoded:
- a CDS encoding phenylalanine--tRNA ligase beta subunit-related protein produces the protein MIVFQYHADIIERYPHIAGGVIHVEGIRNDATSPGLLSLYHQEQQRTLARVGETPLSEIASIAAWRKVFHDFGVKPTQYRNAAEALLRRLTKHGDIPSINTLVDLANLVSIRYALPIAVFDTRRLELPVTVHFAEGDELFLPLGVSEPENPQPGEVVFSDQNRRVVARRWCWRQSDDSAAREGASRVIITVEGHHAGAKDEVEAALQDLQSLVEEFCGGDAAASLLDCEQASMRISAA, from the coding sequence ATGATCGTATTTCAATACCACGCAGACATCATCGAACGCTATCCGCATATCGCGGGCGGCGTGATCCATGTGGAGGGCATCCGCAACGACGCCACCTCTCCCGGACTGCTGTCTCTCTATCACCAGGAACAGCAGCGTACGCTCGCGCGCGTCGGTGAGACACCCTTGAGCGAGATCGCCTCCATCGCCGCCTGGCGCAAAGTGTTTCATGATTTCGGAGTCAAGCCCACGCAGTACCGCAACGCCGCAGAAGCCTTGCTGCGCCGATTGACGAAGCATGGCGATATCCCTTCGATCAACACGCTGGTCGATCTGGCCAACCTGGTCAGCATACGCTACGCGCTTCCGATTGCCGTATTCGACACTCGCCGGCTCGAGCTTCCCGTCACGGTCCACTTCGCCGAAGGAGACGAGTTGTTTCTGCCGTTGGGAGTTTCCGAACCCGAAAACCCACAGCCCGGGGAGGTTGTATTCTCGGATCAGAATAGACGGGTGGTCGCTCGCCGCTGGTGCTGGCGCCAGAGCGACGACAGCGCTGCGCGTGAGGGTGCCTCTCGGGTCATCATCACCGTTGAAGGGCATCACGCAGGGGCGAAAGATGAGGTCGAAGCTGCCCTGCAGGATCTGCAATCCCTGGTGGAAGAATTTTGCGGCGGAGATGCCGCGGCGAGTCTGCTCGACTGCGAACAAGCGAGCATGCGCATTTCGGCGGCGTAA